In the genome of Sphingomonas alpina, the window TGCCGACGACCATGTCAGCCTGGCCGACGGCTTTCCCTTCCTGGTCACCACCCATGCATCGCTCGAGGCGCTGAACGCTCAGCTGGCCGTGCCGGTCGGGATGGACCGGTTCCGGCCCAATATCGTCATCGCCGGCACCCAAGCCTGGGCGGAGGATCGCTGGCGCCGCATTCGCATCGGCGCCGTCACGCTGCGCATCGCCAAGCCCTGTACGCGCTGCGTCATCACCACGCAGCACCCGCTGACCGGCGAACAGGAGCAGGGGAACGACCCGTTGAGCACGCTCCGCGCGATGGGACGGATGGCGAAGGGCGGCATCGTCTTCGGGCAGAACGCCATTGCCGATGCGCCGGGCGAGATCGCGGTTGGGGATGCGGTGGAGGTGCTGGAAGAGGGCGAAAGCAATCTGGGATGACGCGGACTGCCGGTTCGGCCGATCAGGGCCGACACCGAATGATTTCGCCGTCTTCCTTGATGAATTCCGCCGGGGTCTTGTCCAGAAGTTCAAGCACCGCTTCCGACGGACGGCACAGCTTCGTTCCTTTCGGCGTCACGACGACAGGCCGGTTCACCAGGACGGGATGTTCGATCATCGCGTCGATGATCGCCGCATCGGATACCGATAAATCGAGCAAGCCCAGCGCCACGGCGGGTGTCCCCTTTTCGCGCAGCACATCTCGCGGCGCCGCGTCCATTGCAGCGAACAGCCCTTCAAGCTGCAGGCGCGTCCAGCCCATATTACGGTAGTCGATGACCGTGGGCGCGTAGCCGGCGGCTTCGATCATCGCCAGCGTGTTGCGCGACGTGCCGCAATCGGGGTTGTGATAGATGGTAATGGGGAAATCGGTCATGGCCTGGCTCGTGTTGCGATAGTAGACCGGGCGACGGCGTTGCCCCGTTCGTACCAGCCCCTGGAGCGGTTCACGATCGCGACCACCGACAGCATGACCGGTACCTCGATCAGGACGCCGACCACCGTTGCCAATGCCGCGCCGGATTGAAGGCCGAACAAACCGATCGCTGCCGCGACCGCCAGCTCGAAGAAATTGCTGGCGCCGATCAGCGCCGATGGTCCTGCGACGCAATGTGCCTCACCCACGGCGCGGTTCAGGACATAGGCCAGCCCGGCGTTGAAATAGACCTGGATCAGGATGGGAACGGCCAGCAATGCGATGATCAGCGGTTGCGCGACAATCTGTTCGCCCTGAAATCCGAACAGCAGGACCAAAGTCGCCAGCAACGCGACCAGCGATACCGGTCCCAGCCGCGACAACAGCCGATCGAGCGCACCCTGCCCGCCCTGCGCCATGACCGCCCGTCGCAGGATCTGGGCAACGATGACCGGCACGATGATGTACAACGCGACCGACAACAGCAGCGTGTTCCATGGCACGGTGATCGCCGCGACGCCCAGCAGCAGGCCGACCAGTGGCGCGAACAGGAACACCATCAGCACGTCGTTCAGCGCGACCTGACTCAGCGTGTAGGCCGGGTCGCCGTCGCACAGGTTCGACCATATAAAGACCATCGCGGTACAGGGCGCCGCCGCGAGCAGGATGAGCCCCGCAATATAGGACGACGTCTGTCCCGCCGGCAGCAGCGGCGCGAACAGCCATCCGATGAAAATCGTCCCCAGCAACGCCATCGAAAAGGGCTTCACCGCCCAATTGACGAACAATGTGACGCCCATGCCTCGCCAATGCCGGCGTACGGCACCAAGCGCGCCGAAGTCGATTTTCAGCAGCATGGGAATAATCATCAACCAGACCAGCACGGCGACCGGCATGTTGACGCTCGCAATCTCCGCTGCCCCGACCGCCGCAAACAAGGCGGGCAGCAAATGCCCGGCCGTGATGCCGACGACGATACACAACAGAACCCAGAGCGTAAGATAGCGTTCGAACATCGCCATCCCCGGCTTGACGGCATCCACCGTCATGCCTTCGCGCCCGCATCGCAACGCGCCGCCGGGTCGAACAGCGAGCCGCAGATTTCAGGACGACCGGCGCAGCAATCGGCGACCAGGAAACCGAGCAGGTCACGCATCCCGTCATAATTTGCGGAATAGATGACGGAACGGCCTTCGCGACGCGAATGGACCAGCCCGGCATGACCGAGAATGGTCAGGTGCGTCGACAGAGTGTTCGGCAACACCCCGACTTCCCGCGCAATCTCACCCGCCGGCAGCCCCTCGGCGCCCGCCCGGACCAGCAGTCGAAACACGGCGAGCCGGTGCCCATGAGCAAGCGCGGAAAGGGCCTCGACGGCCAGGGGCAGCAGCATCAGCAGCACCCCGCCTTGGGCGCCGCATCGGGAATGTCTTCGTCTTCGCCATAGGACGTCGCATCGCCCATGGTGAAAAAGGTTTCCCAGCGAACGCCGGCAGTATCCGTGACCCAGCTCTTGTCGGACTTCGCATAGCAGCAGGTCGTCGCTTCCTGATCGAACGTCGTATTGCCCGCCGCCTTCAGGCGCGTGGCCAGCGCCGCCAGCTCATCGGCGCTATCGACCTGAATGCCCACATGATCGACGCCGGTGGCGCGGGCCCGCGCCGATATCGCAAGGTTCACGCGGGGATCTTCAAGCATCCACTTCGCATAATCATCCTTCACGACGGACGGCGGCGCGTCGAACAAGGTGCTGTAGAATGCGACTGCCTGTTCGATGTCGGGAACGCTGACGTGCATATGCAAACGCTTCATGGTTCGAGCCTCCTGGTTTCGATATTTCGAATATTCTCGAATTATCGATTCGGCAAGAGCTGTTTTTGGGCTCGCCGACAGCCCCGGCCTGCATTGTCCTTTGAACTGGCTCCCGAGATCACAACCGGGCTAGGCTAGGTGGAAATGTCGCGCGCCCCATCCGCCCCCACCGTCTCCATCCTGATGCCGACCTATAACGCACCCGACTTCGCCCGCGCCGCGATCGACAGCGTGCTCGCCCAGACCTTCACAGATTTCGAGCTGATCGTCATCGACGATGCCTCGACCGACGCCACCGCAAGCATGCTCGCCGGCATCGACGACCCCCGCCTCCGCATCCTGAAACCGGACTGCAACGAAGGTCCCGTCCTTGCCCGCAATCGCGGGTTCGCGGCGGCGCGGGGGCGCTATGTCGCAGCACTCGACCATGACGATCTGTGCCGGCCGGGCCGGCTCGCCGAGCAGGTCGCCTATCTCGATGCGCACCCCGGCACCGTGCTGGTCGCCAGCAACGCCTCGATCCTCGAGCACGGCAGGGAACGCCCGCATCCCGGCCCGCGCACGTCCACGCCCGTGCTGCTCGACTGGCTGTTGCTGCTACGCAATCCGCTGGTCTGGTCATCAGTGATGATCCGCGCGGATGCGGCGCGCGCGCTCGATCCGTTCAACCGGCCCGACCGCTACGGCGCGGAGGATTTCGATTTCTACCACCGCATCCGCGCCCATGGCACGATCGCGCGGATCGATGCCGATTTGCTGGTCTATCGCGAGCATCCGGGCGGCGTGTCGAAGCGCTTTGCCGATCGCACCGACGCGACCGCCATTGCGGTGCTGTCCGAAGCTTATGCCCCACTCTTCGGAAACGAGGCGGCGGCGCGCGCCACCTCGATGGTCCGTCACTCCGCGCGTGCCGCGCCAGTCGACGATGCAGCGACGCTTGCCCTGCTCGGCGATACTCTCGACCGGCTTCACGCCCGTTTCCTGCGCGAGCACGCACCGCGTCGGTCCGATCGACGGCGCATCGCGTGGCACACCGCACGGCTCTGGTGGCGGCTTGCGGCGGAGGCACGGCGCGCGGGTGTGCCGTGGCGCACGGCAACGCAGAGCGCGCCGGGCTGCGCGCGACTGTCCGGCCTGGGTGCGCCGGCGCTTGCCCGCATCTGGCTCGGCACATTGCGCCGATGGAGCTAGGGCTTCCATATCGATTCAACCCGGGCGCGACCCATGGCAGCGGGGCGGCGAACGGAGCACCATCGCGTATTCCGCCACGCTCTTTCTCATGCTGAATCAGACGATGAATTCGTCCGCTGTTATGGCGATAACAGGGGTGGCGCGACCCCTGTTATGTTGGATTTGACCGCTGTTATCCATAACAGCGGTAATCGACCGCAACACATTGGAAAAACACCGATAAACCGGATGCACAATCCAACTTAACAGGGGTCGTTTCTTTTTTCCAAATAACAGCGGTGGATGACCGGCGCCGGCGGCATGCGGGCGGCGTTGTGCCCTCGCAAACCGACTCTCGATAGAATCGACCGGCCCCACGTTTTCTTAATGACTTGGCGGCACGATCCCGCACGCAACCCATTACTTGCGAGATCTGTGCATGACCATCGAAAGCATCGCCCGTTCGCTTGCCCGCAGCGTGCCTGTCTCCGCCCCTGCGCTGAAGGCCGGCTATCGCGCCAGCGAACGCATGCTCAGCACCATGGCCGGCACCTGGCCGTCGCTGATCAAGGCGCGGACCGAGAAGATCACCATCGCGATCACCGCGCATTGCAATTTGCGCTGCAAGGGCTGCAAATATGGGCGCGACTTCATGCCCGGCGCACAGCTTCCGCTCGAGACGGTGCGCGGACTGCTTGAGGATGCCGCTGCGGCGAAAGTGCCCGCGGTGCGCCTTTATGGCGGCGAACCCCTGCTCCACCCGAACGTGGTCGAGATGGTGCAGATCGCCAATGATCTCGATGTCGGCTGCTACATGACCACCAATGCGCTGATCCTCGACAAGAAGATCGCCGCGCTGCACGCCGCCGGGCTGCGCAAGGTGACGATCGGCTATTATGGTCAGGAGGGCGCGTTCGACGATTATGTCCAGCGCCCCGGCCGGTTCGAGCGGCTGGTCGAAAGCCTGACCAACACCCGCGCGATGTTCGGCCCGGAAGAGCTCGACATCCAGTTCAACTTCCTGCTCAGCCGCCGTTCCGCGACGATCGAAGCGGTCGACGAAATGGTCGCCTTTGCCGATCGCTTCCAGGGCAATGTCCATATTGATGTGGTGCATTACTCGCTGCCCTATTTCGACGAAGGCGAGGACCGCGAGCTGCAATTCCGGCCCGAAGACAAGCCGGCGGTCGATGCGGTGATCGACCATCTGCTCCGGCTGAAGATGGCGCGGCCCAAGCTGCTGACCGAATCCGCCACGGCGATCGCCGCCTTTGCCGACTGGGCGCTGAAACAGGAAGGGATGCGCATCCCCTGCGATGCGCGAAAATTGCTCTGGGTCGGCGCCGATGGCTCGGTGATGCTGTGCTACGTCACCTTCCCGCTCGGCAATCTGCATGAGAAGCGGTTGAGCGAGATTCTCTACAAGGAACCGCATCACGAGGCGGCGCGCGACGCGTTTCAGCTCAACTGCCCCAATTGCCATTGCGAGGCTGCATCGCGCGTCGAGAAGCACGCGCCTTCATTCCGCAAATATTCGAAAGAGGCGGCGGAGCGCCTCATGGCGCGCTGAGCCACAGATGATCCGCGTCGCGCATCTGCTGCCCAATCTCGTCATTGGCGGGCGCGAGCGGATCGTCGCCGATCTGTGCCGCGAGGCGCCGCGTCGTGGCATTGATCCGCTCGTCATCGCCTATGATCCCGCCACCGATCCGGCCGGGCAGTTCGCGGTCGATGCGCCGGTGGTGGCGATCGACCGGCGCGATCCCGGCTTCGTGCGCCGGCTCCACGACTGGCTCACCGATGCACGGATCGATGTGCTGCATGCCCAGGGCCATGTTTCTGCCGCCCTTGCACGCCGCAGCCTGGGCGATACGCCGATGGTCGCGACACTGCACATCGCACTCGGCACAGGCTGGCGCTGGGCGGTTCCCGTCGCGCGTGGGTTGCGCGCAGCGCGAGCCGTGACCGCGGTCTCCGGCGATCTCGCACGCCGCTACCGTCCGCTCGCCGGCCAGCCGATCCGGACCATCGCCACCGGTGTCGATCTCGACCGCTTCGCCGCGGGGGGGCACGCCCGCCCGGCAGGCAGGCCCTTCACACTCGGCATCGCCGCCCGCCTTCACCCCGTCAAACGCCATCAGGACGCACTGGCCGCGCTGCACATCCTGCAGCGACGCGGCCTTTCATGTCGGCTGGAGATCGCGGGAGACGGCCCCCGCGCCGCCGAGTTGGCTGGCCTGGCACAGGGTCTCGACGTCGGGCGGCTCGGCACGATCACCGACATGCCTCGCTGGCTGTCGACGCTGGATGGCTTCATGCTGGTGTCCGATCATGAGGGCACACCCGCTGCACTGATCGAAGCAATGGCGGCGGGCCTGCCTTGCATCGCGACCCGGGTTGGCGGCATGCCCGCGCTGACTGGCGATACCGCGCTGCTCGTCCCGCGCCGCTCGCCACGCGATATCGCCGACGCGATCGAACGCCTGATCCGCGATCCCGGGCTGGCGCGGAACCTGGCGAGTGCGGCAAGAGATCGGGCTGCGCTGTTCGGCACCGACCGGCAATCCTCGGCCTATCGTGACGTGTATCGCGCGGTGTGCCGCTAGGCCTTCTGCTCCGCCACTTGCATGACAAATTCGTCATCCAGCCGCCATCTCCCTGAAATCCGGTTGTGGTTACCTATGTGCAATGGCCAGATCCTCTTTCAGCACCCGGCGCCGCCGGCCGATATTGCGCCCGATCCTCATCGTGGCCGCGACCATCCTTGTGATCGGCAGCGCCGTCGCCTGGGCGGCAGGCTTCTTCGACAGCGATCCGGATCATTTCTTCGGCAGCGCGGCAAAGGGGCCGGTCCCCGTTGCCGCGCTCTACATGTCGGGCGATATGGGCTTGCGCTTCGGCATGGGCAGCGGCGTGTCGCACGCACTGGCCATCCGGCGCATCCCGGTGCTCGGCATCAGCTCGCCGGCCCTGTTCGCCATTCACCGCACCCCGGTTGAGGTCGATGCGATCGTCGCGCGAGGAGTACGCGACGTCGTGGCGCGGACCGGCGCCGAGCGGGTCATCCTGATCGGCCAGTCGTTCGGCGCCGACGTGCTCGGCACCGGCGCCGCGGCGTTGCCGTCCGACCTGCGGCGCCGGATCGCCGCAATCGTGCTGGTCGTGCCGGGCCAGGGGGTCTTCTACCGCGCCGACCCGACCGGCTTCGCCTATCGCGGCACGCCCGATGCCGATCCGGTGGCGGCCGCGAAAAGCATCGGCTGGGCACCCTATGTGTGCATTTACGGCGAACAGGAGACCGACAGTCTCTGCCCTCGCCTGAAGGGTACGTCGGCCCGGGTTATCGCCCTTCCCGGCGGCCATTTCCTCCACCGCGACGAACCGCGGCTGATCGCCACGATCATTGCCTCGCTTCGCCCCCATGTCCCCCAGCTCAATCTCAAGGAAGTGACGCAATGACCCGTTTCGGTCAGCTGGCGATGACGCTTGCCCTTCTCCCGGCCATCGCCGCCGCCCCGGTGTCGATCGAGACTCCGCCCATATTGGGTCTGTGGCATAATCCACAGAACACGCTCCAGGTCCGCACCCAGGCCTGTGGCGGGGAATTGTGCGGTGTCATCGCGCATGCCACCCCGACCGCCGAGCAGGATGCGCGCGAGGCCGGGGTGAAGCAGCTGGTCGGCGTGCAACTGCTCTCCGGCT includes:
- the arsC gene encoding arsenate reductase (glutaredoxin) (This arsenate reductase requires both glutathione and glutaredoxin to convert arsenate to arsenite, after which the efflux transporter formed by ArsA and ArsB can extrude the arsenite from the cell, providing resistance.), with the protein product MTDFPITIYHNPDCGTSRNTLAMIEAAGYAPTVIDYRNMGWTRLQLEGLFAAMDAAPRDVLREKGTPAVALGLLDLSVSDAAIIDAMIEHPVLVNRPVVVTPKGTKLCRPSEAVLELLDKTPAEFIKEDGEIIRCRP
- the arsB gene encoding ACR3 family arsenite efflux transporter is translated as MTVDAVKPGMAMFERYLTLWVLLCIVVGITAGHLLPALFAAVGAAEIASVNMPVAVLVWLMIIPMLLKIDFGALGAVRRHWRGMGVTLFVNWAVKPFSMALLGTIFIGWLFAPLLPAGQTSSYIAGLILLAAAPCTAMVFIWSNLCDGDPAYTLSQVALNDVLMVFLFAPLVGLLLGVAAITVPWNTLLLSVALYIIVPVIVAQILRRAVMAQGGQGALDRLLSRLGPVSLVALLATLVLLFGFQGEQIVAQPLIIALLAVPILIQVYFNAGLAYVLNRAVGEAHCVAGPSALIGASNFFELAVAAAIGLFGLQSGAALATVVGVLIEVPVMLSVVAIVNRSRGWYERGNAVARSTIATRARP
- a CDS encoding ArsR/SmtB family transcription factor, whose product is MLLPLAVEALSALAHGHRLAVFRLLVRAGAEGLPAGEIAREVGVLPNTLSTHLTILGHAGLVHSRREGRSVIYSANYDGMRDLLGFLVADCCAGRPEICGSLFDPAARCDAGAKA
- a CDS encoding ArsI/CadI family heavy metal resistance metalloenzyme, producing the protein MKRLHMHVSVPDIEQAVAFYSTLFDAPPSVVKDDYAKWMLEDPRVNLAISARARATGVDHVGIQVDSADELAALATRLKAAGNTTFDQEATTCCYAKSDKSWVTDTAGVRWETFFTMGDATSYGEDEDIPDAAPKAGCC
- a CDS encoding glycosyltransferase family 2 protein, with the translated sequence MSRAPSAPTVSILMPTYNAPDFARAAIDSVLAQTFTDFELIVIDDASTDATASMLAGIDDPRLRILKPDCNEGPVLARNRGFAAARGRYVAALDHDDLCRPGRLAEQVAYLDAHPGTVLVASNASILEHGRERPHPGPRTSTPVLLDWLLLLRNPLVWSSVMIRADAARALDPFNRPDRYGAEDFDFYHRIRAHGTIARIDADLLVYREHPGGVSKRFADRTDATAIAVLSEAYAPLFGNEAAARATSMVRHSARAAPVDDAATLALLGDTLDRLHARFLREHAPRRSDRRRIAWHTARLWWRLAAEARRAGVPWRTATQSAPGCARLSGLGAPALARIWLGTLRRWS
- a CDS encoding radical SAM protein, whose product is MTIESIARSLARSVPVSAPALKAGYRASERMLSTMAGTWPSLIKARTEKITIAITAHCNLRCKGCKYGRDFMPGAQLPLETVRGLLEDAAAAKVPAVRLYGGEPLLHPNVVEMVQIANDLDVGCYMTTNALILDKKIAALHAAGLRKVTIGYYGQEGAFDDYVQRPGRFERLVESLTNTRAMFGPEELDIQFNFLLSRRSATIEAVDEMVAFADRFQGNVHIDVVHYSLPYFDEGEDRELQFRPEDKPAVDAVIDHLLRLKMARPKLLTESATAIAAFADWALKQEGMRIPCDARKLLWVGADGSVMLCYVTFPLGNLHEKRLSEILYKEPHHEAARDAFQLNCPNCHCEAASRVEKHAPSFRKYSKEAAERLMAR
- a CDS encoding glycosyltransferase, whose protein sequence is MIRVAHLLPNLVIGGRERIVADLCREAPRRGIDPLVIAYDPATDPAGQFAVDAPVVAIDRRDPGFVRRLHDWLTDARIDVLHAQGHVSAALARRSLGDTPMVATLHIALGTGWRWAVPVARGLRAARAVTAVSGDLARRYRPLAGQPIRTIATGVDLDRFAAGGHARPAGRPFTLGIAARLHPVKRHQDALAALHILQRRGLSCRLEIAGDGPRAAELAGLAQGLDVGRLGTITDMPRWLSTLDGFMLVSDHEGTPAALIEAMAAGLPCIATRVGGMPALTGDTALLVPRRSPRDIADAIERLIRDPGLARNLASAARDRAALFGTDRQSSAYRDVYRAVCR
- a CDS encoding AcvB/VirJ family lysyl-phosphatidylglycerol hydrolase, with the translated sequence MARSSFSTRRRRPILRPILIVAATILVIGSAVAWAAGFFDSDPDHFFGSAAKGPVPVAALYMSGDMGLRFGMGSGVSHALAIRRIPVLGISSPALFAIHRTPVEVDAIVARGVRDVVARTGAERVILIGQSFGADVLGTGAAALPSDLRRRIAAIVLVVPGQGVFYRADPTGFAYRGTPDADPVAAAKSIGWAPYVCIYGEQETDSLCPRLKGTSARVIALPGGHFLHRDEPRLIATIIASLRPHVPQLNLKEVTQ
- a CDS encoding DUF2147 domain-containing protein yields the protein MTRFGQLAMTLALLPAIAAAPVSIETPPILGLWHNPQNTLQVRTQACGGELCGVIAHATPTAEQDAREAGVKQLVGVQLLSGYRETGPGKWSGTVYVPDMGRSFSSRIVQLSPDSLKISGCLIGGWFCKSQIWTRV